The genomic interval ATTTCTCCAGCACCTTCAGCGTCAGATCCTGTAATAATTGGCGTATTTACATATACAAAGCCTTTATCCTGAAAGTATTTATGAACTGCATAAGACAATACCGAACGCACACGCATAATTGCTCCAAAAGCATTTGTACGAACACGTAAATGTGCATTTTCACGTAAAAATTCTAAAGAGTGTTTTTTAGGTTGCATTGGGAATTTCTCTGCATCAGAATCTCCTAAAATTTCAAGTTTGTTCACCTGAATTTCATATTTCTGACCAGCACCTTTACTTTCAACCAAAGTTCCAAATACAGAAACTGCAGCTCCCGTAGTAATTCTTTTTAAAGTTTCTTCCGGTGTATTTTCAAAATCAACAACACATTGTATATTATTAATGGTAGAACCGTCGTTAAGCGCAATGAACTGATTATTTCTAAAAGTTCTCACCCATCCTTTTGCATTAACCTCCTGAAGCGTCGTCGTACTGTTTAATAAGTCTTTAACTTTTGTGTGTTTCATTTTATATATAATATTGAAAATTAAATTATTTGTTGTGTAATAACTGCAAATATAAACGATAATAATTAAAATTAGAAGCTATTTCCCGCTCTCCGCTATATCTTTTTCTTCCTAAAGAAGTAAGAAAAAGGATACCGCTGCTATCAGGGCTAGGGCTTTAGTTTTCATAAGAACCTGTTATTCTCATTTTTGTCATTGCGAGAAACAAAGCAACCGCACGACTAAAAGCAGTAATTGATCTAGCAAATGAGATTGCTTCGTTCCTCGCAAAGACTAAACTATGTGGAGTTTTTTTTAGAATCTATCTTTGTCAAAGTTTAAAACTTTGACAAAGATTATATATTTAATTCGTGAATTCGTGGCAAAAAAAACCTTAATCCTCCAAGATCTCCAAATCCTCTTTCTTCGCTTTTTTCTTCTCGAAAGTCAAAACCAAAGCCGGTAAAACCAATAAATTTGCAAACATCGCAAATGCTAATGTACAAGAGATTAATCCCCCAAGTGCAATTGTTCCGCTAAAACTTGAAAGCGTGAAAGTAGCAAAACCTAAAATTAAAACTACCGAAGTATAGAAAGTACTGATTCCGGTTTCTCTTAAAGCACTGAAAACTGACCTTTTTACCTTTCCGTTATTCTGTAATAAATCAAGTCGGTATTTTGCCATAAACTGAATCGCATTATCAACCGAGATACCAAATGCAATACTAAACACTAAAATAGTTGATGGTTTAAGCGGAATTCCGAAATAACCCATCAATCCAGACGTAATACAAAGCGGCAAAATATTCGTAATTACTGATGCAAATACCATTTTGAATGATCTGAATAAATACAGCATCAAAATTGCAATTACTAAAATCGCAAAAATCAACGATTCGATTAAATTATCAACCAAATATGAAGTTCCTTTCTGGAAAACCAATGCTTTTCCGGTAATGGTAACTTCATAACGATCTTTAGGGAAAATCTCATCAATTTTACTGTGTAATTTTTTCTCGACTTTCGCCATTTCGTGCGTACCAATATCTTTCATGAAAGTAGTGATTCTGGCATATTGTCCAGTCGAATCTACATAAGATTTCATTAAATTATCTTTACTGTTTTTTGTTGCATTTTTAGCATACGACAAAATAAAAGTCTGCTCTTGAGATGTTGGTAATTGATAATATTCAGGATTGCCGTTATAAAATGCCTGTTTAGAATATTTAACCAAATTTACCACAGAAACCGGTTTTGAAAGTTCCGGCAAACTATCGATTGTAGCTTGCAGTTCATCCATTTTGCGCATCGTCGATAACTTCATAACACCTTTTTTATGTTTAGTGTCAATCATGATTTCGAGTGGCATTACACCGTTAAACTCTTTTTCGTAAAACAGGATATCTTTATAGAAAGAAGCACTTTTTGGCATTTCGCCAATCAAACTTCCCGAAACTTTTATTTGCGAAAGTCCAATCACACTAAAAACCAACAACAATCCGTAAATCGTATAAATTACTTTTCGTTTGTTTTTTACCACATTTTCTACAAAATCTAATAAAGTCGAAATGTAGGTTTTAGTCAAATGATATAAGTGTTTTTCACCCGGAACCTCCATAAAACTGTACACAATTGGCACAATTAAAAGTGTCAATAAATAAACCGAAATCACGTTGATTGAAGTCACTAAACCAAACTCAAAAAGCAGGTCATTTCCTGTAATCATAAAAGTTGCAAAACCTATTGCTGTCGTTAAATTCGTCATTAAAGTCGAAACTCCAATTTTACAAATAACACGTTGCAAAGCCTTTGCCTGATTGTTGTGCAGTTTAATTTCCTGCTGGTATTTATTGATCAGGAATATACAATTTGTGATTCCGATTACGATAATTAATGGCGGAATAATAGCCGTTAAAATCGTGATTTTATAATGAAATAATCCAAGTGTTCCAAAAGACCAGATTACACCAACAATTAAAATACAAATCGAAATAAATGTCGCTCTGTACGAACGAAAAAAGAAAAAGAAAATCAAAGAAACCGTTAGCAAAGCCGCGCCAATAAAGAGCCCGATTTCACCTTTCATATTATCAGCATTAATTGTTCTGATGTACGGCATTCCCGAAACTTTTAAATCGATTCCGGTAGTTTTTTCGAATTTATCAATTTTTGGAACCAGATTTTCAAGAATAAATATTTTTCTTTCGGCTGTATTTACAAGAGCTTTATTAATATAAATTGCTGAACGAATACTTCCGCTTTCTTTATTAAACAACAATCCTTCGTAAAAAGGCAGGTTATGAAATAAATCGTATTGTACCTTTTTTAAATATTCAGGATCAACTGCTTTTTTCTCATCTATAAACGGAGTCAGAACAAATTTTTCGTTAACCGTATCTTTTTCCAGCTTTTTCAAATCATTTAAAGAAACAACCAAATCAACTTCTTTAGACTTCTTTAAACCGGTCATCAATTCATTCCAGGCTGCGTAATTTTTTGGAGTAAAAAACTTAGGATCCTGAAAACCAATTACAACAAGATTTCCTTCTTCGCCAAATTTGTCAAGGAATTTTTGATAGTCTTTATTTGCAATATGGTTTTTAGGAAGCAAATTCGCTTCAGTATAGGTCATAGCAAGATTCTTCCATTGATATCCAAGGAAAATTGTCAAGACAGAGACCCCAACAAGTATCGAAATTCTGTTTTTAAGTATGATCCTGGCTAATTTTTCCCAAAATCCAACTTGTACGGCGTTTTTCATAAATTCTTTAAAATGGATGCAAATGTAGTGAAAAGTGCTCGGAATCATAAATATTCGGTTCGTTTTTACTGTTTGTTAACATAATTGATATTCTGATTTTTAGGAAAAATTAGAGGTTTTATACAATCCTACGTTAGCTTTTCTCATATTTGTACTTAAATTTAAAAATGAAAGGAAAATGAATTGGATTTTATTAATAATTGCAGGACTTTTTGAAGTTGGATTTGCATCTTGTTTAGGCAAAGCCAAAGAAACAACAGGAATAACATCAACATATTGGATGATTGGTTTTTTCGTTTGTCTTTCGATCAGTATGTTTCTATTGTATAAAGCCACTCAGGTTTTACCAATTGGCACCGCTTATGCCGTTTGGACAGGAATTGGCGCCGTTGGAACTGTTTTAGTTGGAATTTTAATTTTTAAAGAACCCGCCACTTTCTGGAGAATATTTTTTCTTTCGACTTTAATCGCTTCAATCATTGGGTTGAAGTTTGTTTCCAGTCATTAAAAGATAGCCCACAGATTTTGCGGATTAAACGGATTTACACAGATTATTTTTTAATTAAAATTCTTTAAAAAAATCTTTTTAATCATTATAATCTGTGGCGAAAAAAAACAAATTTAAGCAGATAATTAAAATCCGTGTAAATCCGTGTAACCCGTAAAATCAGCGGGTAAAAAACTTTTTAACCTTACATAACAATGCAAGAAAACAATACCATAACTTTTATTTTTCTGGCAATTCTTTTATTGCTAATTTTCATCATTTGTTTTTTGATCTATCAATTGATGCAATTCAAAAAGGCAAAAGACGATGCCGAAAAAAGTTTCTATGCGCTCGAAATGAAAGTAAACGATTTGCAGTTAGAAACTTTAGAATCAAAACTGAATCCGCATTTATTTAAGAATATCCTGAATTCGATTCAGTCGCATGCTTATCAAACTTATTTTGCTCTGGATAAACTCGCCAATGTTTTGGATTATATTTTATACGAAAGCAAAAAGAAATTTGTTACCGCCAAAGAAGAAATTGATTTTGCCTTGAATTTAATCGAAATCAACAAAATCAAAATCAGTCCGCTTTTCGAATTAAAGATAAAAACCAATATTAATAAGGAAGATAAATTATACGAGCAACCTTTATTGGCGCCTTTAATTTCTATTGATTTAATCGAAAATGCCTTTAAACATGCTGATTTGCAAAGTCCCGATGCATTTATTTCGGTTGTTTTTGAGTTTAGAGACAATACTTTTTTAATGACGGTTTCAAATAAAATTTCGGATAAAAAAGTATTAAAAAAAGAACGCAGCGGTTTTGGTCACGCGACTTTAGAACACCGATTGCGCATCATTTACAAGAACAATTTTAAACTCGATAAATTCGTAGAAAACGACATTTATATTGCTCATCTAAAAATAGATTTACTTGAATACAAAACTGAAATGCTTGCTGCTGGACGATGAGTTACCGGGATTAACTTACCTGAAAATGCTTTGCGAACAAATTCCGGAAGTCGAAATCGTAAAGACATTTAATAATCCTGAAAAACTCCTTACCGAAATTCCCAATCTTGATTTTGATTTATTAATATCAGACATCGAAATGCCGGGAATCGACGGTTTGCATCTGGCTGAAATGCTAGACAACAAATTAGTTATTTTTTGTACCGCTTATAAAGAATATGCCGCCGATGCTTTTAATATTGATGCCGTAGATTACATTACAAAACCGGTAAAACTGGAACGTTTGCAAAAAGCAATCACAAAAGCTTTTGAACGTTTTGACAAACCTGATGCATCCAAAAAATTCATTCAGTTAAACACTGATAAAGGGAAAACACTATTGTATTTTAATCAGATTCAATATATCAAAACAGCCGTTAGTGATAGTCGGGACAAAACAGTTCTCTTGGCTGACGGGAGTTTTCTAAACCTGAAAAACGTAAAATTTGATACACTTTTAAGCGAATTACCTGAAGCCGATTTTTGCCGAATAAACAAAAAAGAAATTGTTGCCGTAAAAGCGATTAAGTTTTTCAGTCATAACGAAATTGTTTTGCATCATTTAGAAAAAAAGGATAAAAACAACACTCTAATTTTAAGCGAAACATACCGTTCTGACTTTTTAAAAAAGGTAAAAATATAAAATATTCTTTTTACGTGGCATCTTGAAAACATCGATGTTAGACTGAGCGAAGTCGAAGTCCTTTTTACGAAATAAAGCCTTCGACTTCGCTCAGCCTGACAGTTGTTTACTACCAAATTACATAACTTATTACAAAGTTTTTCGGACTTGTTACATACATTAAAAATTAGACTTAAAATTACTTTTTCACTTAATTCTCAGTTCTGATATTTGCAGCATTAAAATCTAAAAAACGAGTTATGAATAACATTAAAAACTCTTTATTTTACGTTACTGTTATTGGCGGTTTCACTGCTTTAATATATTGGATAATTTCTAAAGGTGCAGCACTTGAAGTGGGGCGCGGAATCGTTCAAAAAAAAATCGTAAACAATCATTGGAATGATTTTCTTCACTCTATGGTTGAAAACCTGCAACATCCTTTAGCAATTTTACTGGCTCAAATTGTTACTATTATTTTAGTAGCACGTTTATTCGGATGGTTTTTTAGAAAAATCGGACAACCATCTGTAATTGGCGAAATGATTGCAGGTATTGTTTTAGGCCCATCATTGGTTGGGATGTATTTTCCTGAATTCTCACACGCTTTATTTCCAAAAGAATCTTTAGGAAACCTTCAATTTTTAAGTCAGATTGGTTTGATACTTTTCATGTTTGTGATTGGGATGGAATTAGATCTTAAAGTACTCAAAAACAAAGCGCATGATGCTGTAGTAATTAGTCACGCCAGTATCGTAATTCCTTTTGCACTAGGATTAACTTTAGCTTATTTTATCTATCATACTTTTGCTCCAGTTGGAGTTGAGTTTGCTTCTTTCGGATTATTTATGGGAATCGCCATGAGTATTACAGCTTTTCCGGTTCTTGCCAGAATTGTACAAGAACGAGGATTACAAAAAACAAGACTGGGAACTATTGCCATTACTTGTGCCGCTGCCGATGATATTACCGCTTGGTGTATTCTTGCAGTTGTAATTGCAATTGTAAAAGCGGGTTCATTTACAAGTGCTTTATACGTTATAGGTTTGGCTCTTTTGTATGTTATCATAATGCTAAAAATAGTTCGCCCTTTCCTAAAACGTGTTGGAGATTTAAATTCAACCCGAGAAAGTTTGAACAAACCAGTTGTAGCAATATTTTTCATGACACTTTTAATTTCTGCTTACGCTTCTGAATTAATCGGAATTCACGCTTTATTTGGTGCTTTCTTAGCCGGAGCAATTATGCCTGAAAACAACAAATTCAGAAATATATTTATCGAAAAAGTCGAAGACGTTGCAATCATCGTTTTACTGCCTTTATTCTTTGTATTTACAGGTTTACGTACACAAATAGGTTTACTTAATGATCCTTATTTATGGAAAGTTACCGGAGTTATCATTGCTGTTGCCGTAGTTGGAAAATTCTTTGGAAGTGCCTTTGCAGCAAAATTTGTCGGACAAAGCTGGAAAGACAGTTTAGCCATTGGAGCTTTAATGAACACCAGAGGTTTAATGGAATTGGTGGTTCTAAACATTGGTTATGACTTAGGAGTTCTATCTACAGAAATTTTTACCATGATGGTAATTATGGCTTTAGTAACTACTTTTATGACAGGACCGGCACTGGATTTTATCGGATTTATTTTTAAAGATAAAATGACCGCAATTCCGCAGGAAATTGGCAACAAAAGCAAATACAAGATTCTGCTTTCTTTTGCAACGCCTGAAAAAGGGAAAAAACTACTTCATATTGCCAATAGTTTGGTCAAAAAACAAGGAGATAATTCGATCGTAACTGCAATGCACCTTTCTCTAAGTACCGAAATACACTCATTTGACATCAAAGATCACGAACGAAAAATGCTGGTTCCGGTTATTGAAGAATCAGAACGTTTGAATCAGAATATGGTAAGCGTTTTTAAAGTAACAAATGATATTGATACTGATATTATCGATACTGCAAATCAAGGCGAATACGATTTATTGTTAGTTGGTTTAGGTCAGTCTATTTTTGACGGAACTTTACTGGGGAAAATTCTGGGATTCACAACCCGAATCGTAAATCCGGATCGTTTGATTGATAAATTTACGGGAAAAGAAGGTTTATTCGAAAACTCTCCTTTTGACGAAAGAACGCGTCATATCATTGCAAAAAGCAAGATGCCTGTCGGAATTTTTATTGATAAAGATTTAGAAGAAGTCAATCAGGTTTTTATGCCTATTTTCAGTAAAGAAGATGCTTTTTTAATAGAATATGCTAAAAAATTAATCAATAATAATGGTTCACAAATTACGGTTCTGGACGCAAGCGGCGAAGTAAAAAGCACTCGTGATATTCAGGAAACAATTCGTTCGATCGAACAAATTGCACCAAACCACATCATGATTATGCATGACCGA from uncultured Flavobacterium sp. carries:
- a CDS encoding OB-fold nucleic acid binding domain-containing protein is translated as MKHTKVKDLLNSTTTLQEVNAKGWVRTFRNNQFIALNDGSTINNIQCVVDFENTPEETLKRITTGAAVSVFGTLVESKGAGQKYEIQVNKLEILGDSDAEKFPMQPKKHSLEFLRENAHLRVRTNAFGAIMRVRSVLSYAVHKYFQDKGFVYVNTPIITGSDAEGAGE
- a CDS encoding cation:proton antiporter; the encoded protein is MNNIKNSLFYVTVIGGFTALIYWIISKGAALEVGRGIVQKKIVNNHWNDFLHSMVENLQHPLAILLAQIVTIILVARLFGWFFRKIGQPSVIGEMIAGIVLGPSLVGMYFPEFSHALFPKESLGNLQFLSQIGLILFMFVIGMELDLKVLKNKAHDAVVISHASIVIPFALGLTLAYFIYHTFAPVGVEFASFGLFMGIAMSITAFPVLARIVQERGLQKTRLGTIAITCAAADDITAWCILAVVIAIVKAGSFTSALYVIGLALLYVIIMLKIVRPFLKRVGDLNSTRESLNKPVVAIFFMTLLISAYASELIGIHALFGAFLAGAIMPENNKFRNIFIEKVEDVAIIVLLPLFFVFTGLRTQIGLLNDPYLWKVTGVIIAVAVVGKFFGSAFAAKFVGQSWKDSLAIGALMNTRGLMELVVLNIGYDLGVLSTEIFTMMVIMALVTTFMTGPALDFIGFIFKDKMTAIPQEIGNKSKYKILLSFATPEKGKKLLHIANSLVKKQGDNSIVTAMHLSLSTEIHSFDIKDHERKMLVPVIEESERLNQNMVSVFKVTNDIDTDIIDTANQGEYDLLLVGLGQSIFDGTLLGKILGFTTRIVNPDRLIDKFTGKEGLFENSPFDERTRHIIAKSKMPVGIFIDKDLEEVNQVFMPIFSKEDAFLIEYAKKLINNNGSQITVLDASGEVKSTRDIQETIRSIEQIAPNHIMIMHDRTIKKEFLESQNLMIISLDSWKKLIESQSTWLNNTPSVLILKP
- a CDS encoding MMPL family transporter, whose protein sequence is MKNAVQVGFWEKLARIILKNRISILVGVSVLTIFLGYQWKNLAMTYTEANLLPKNHIANKDYQKFLDKFGEEGNLVVIGFQDPKFFTPKNYAAWNELMTGLKKSKEVDLVVSLNDLKKLEKDTVNEKFVLTPFIDEKKAVDPEYLKKVQYDLFHNLPFYEGLLFNKESGSIRSAIYINKALVNTAERKIFILENLVPKIDKFEKTTGIDLKVSGMPYIRTINADNMKGEIGLFIGAALLTVSLIFFFFFRSYRATFISICILIVGVIWSFGTLGLFHYKITILTAIIPPLIIVIGITNCIFLINKYQQEIKLHNNQAKALQRVICKIGVSTLMTNLTTAIGFATFMITGNDLLFEFGLVTSINVISVYLLTLLIVPIVYSFMEVPGEKHLYHLTKTYISTLLDFVENVVKNKRKVIYTIYGLLLVFSVIGLSQIKVSGSLIGEMPKSASFYKDILFYEKEFNGVMPLEIMIDTKHKKGVMKLSTMRKMDELQATIDSLPELSKPVSVVNLVKYSKQAFYNGNPEYYQLPTSQEQTFILSYAKNATKNSKDNLMKSYVDSTGQYARITTFMKDIGTHEMAKVEKKLHSKIDEIFPKDRYEVTITGKALVFQKGTSYLVDNLIESLIFAILVIAILMLYLFRSFKMVFASVITNILPLCITSGLMGYFGIPLKPSTILVFSIAFGISVDNAIQFMAKYRLDLLQNNGKVKRSVFSALRETGISTFYTSVVLILGFATFTLSSFSGTIALGGLISCTLAFAMFANLLVLPALVLTFEKKKAKKEDLEILED
- a CDS encoding response regulator transcription factor, which translates into the protein MNTKLKCLLLDDELPGLTYLKMLCEQIPEVEIVKTFNNPEKLLTEIPNLDFDLLISDIEMPGIDGLHLAEMLDNKLVIFCTAYKEYAADAFNIDAVDYITKPVKLERLQKAITKAFERFDKPDASKKFIQLNTDKGKTLLYFNQIQYIKTAVSDSRDKTVLLADGSFLNLKNVKFDTLLSELPEADFCRINKKEIVAVKAIKFFSHNEIVLHHLEKKDKNNTLILSETYRSDFLKKVKI
- a CDS encoding multidrug efflux SMR transporter produces the protein MNWILLIIAGLFEVGFASCLGKAKETTGITSTYWMIGFFVCLSISMFLLYKATQVLPIGTAYAVWTGIGAVGTVLVGILIFKEPATFWRIFFLSTLIASIIGLKFVSSH
- a CDS encoding histidine kinase, which encodes MQENNTITFIFLAILLLLIFIICFLIYQLMQFKKAKDDAEKSFYALEMKVNDLQLETLESKLNPHLFKNILNSIQSHAYQTYFALDKLANVLDYILYESKKKFVTAKEEIDFALNLIEINKIKISPLFELKIKTNINKEDKLYEQPLLAPLISIDLIENAFKHADLQSPDAFISVVFEFRDNTFLMTVSNKISDKKVLKKERSGFGHATLEHRLRIIYKNNFKLDKFVENDIYIAHLKIDLLEYKTEMLAAGR